A region from the Drosophila takahashii strain IR98-3 E-12201 chromosome 2L, DtakHiC1v2, whole genome shotgun sequence genome encodes:
- the CYLD gene encoding ubiquitin carboxyl-terminal hydrolase CYLD isoform X1, producing the protein MNSKSDHEAEKEKKLTITNRFSDSLENYELSNESEHKTHVYPKKIPNRKNGILKNSEGNHGAVENPYHEDVDLADILGTNWPKRAGAAAMILNNKSKSATEPNICEDTILKPSSPTLPKVEPEEPLRFTIADYQPLIEIPGTELAIGSLVEVSNSGVCDDLYGVIRWIGIPPGLPRNVLVGIEVEDESNLKNVVTSDGRHNGVRLFTCHDGRAIFVPANRCTADRRFADVDNSISANRVSTNQAKKFGVADCPAIYGSIPPLEIHSSEELASICGKFKGIQGHHNSCYLDATLFSMFTFTSVFDSILYRHPGPQDIRNYGEVQKVLRDEIVNPLRKNVFVRSDRVMKLRELLDQLSSVSGLTCEEKDPEEFLNSLLSQIMRVEPFLKLSSGQDSYFYQLFVEKDEKLTLPSVQQLFEQSFHSSDIKLKEVPSCFIIQMPRFGKNYKMYPRILPSQVLDVTDIIENSPRQCSLCGKLAEYECRDCFGSLQAGSGLECTAFCPKCLKTFHSHIKRTNHVSKKIYSPKEFRIMAEHMVVPRLYMELFAVVCIETSHYVAFVKSGSGPDAPWCFFDSMADRKGEQNGYNIPEITCVPELTQWLSEEGARSINETSTNDKVLPEHAKRIFCDAYMCLYQSTDIMMYH; encoded by the exons ATGAATTCCAAATCCGATCATGAagccgaaaaagaaaaaaagttaacCATTACTAATAGATTTAGTGACTCCCTGGAGAACTATGAACTATCCAACGAGAGCGAGCACAAAACCCATGTTTATCCAAAGAAGATTCCCAATAGAAAAAATGGAATATTAAA AAACAGCGAGGGAAACCATGGAGCTGTGGAAAATCCCTATCACGAGGATGTTGATTTGGCAGACATTCTTGGAACAAATTGGCCCAAACGAGCGGGAGCGGCTGCTATGattttaaacaacaaaagcaaatcggCAACAGAACCAAATATTTGCGAAGATACAATTCTGAAACCATCTTCCCCTACATTACCAAAAGTTGAACCAGAGGAACCCCTAC gATTCACAATCGCTGATTACCAGCCTCTGATTGAAATACCTGGAACCGAGCTAGCGATTGGTTCCCTTGTAGAAGTCTCGAATTCTGGAGTGTGTGACGATTTATATGGCGTTATAAGATGGATTGGTATTCCTCCTGGGCTACCAAGAAACGTACTCGTTGGTATAGAGGTTGAAGACGAATCaaacttgaaaaatgttgTGACATCGGATGGAAGGCATAATGGTGTTCG CTTATTTACTTGCCACGATGGTCGAGCTATTTTTGTACCAGCCAACAGATGCACTGCTGACCGACGATTCGCTGATGTTGATAATAGTATTTCTGCAAACAGAGTTTCCACTAACCAAGCAAAGAAATTTGGTGTCGCTGACTGCCCAGCTATTTATGGTTCGATACCACCACTAG aaataCACAGCTCTGAAGAGCTTGCAAGTATTTGTGGGAAGTTCAAAGGAATACAAGGACACCATAATTCCTGCTATCTTGATGCCACACTATTTTCAATGTTCACATTCACCAGTGTGTTTGATTCAATTCTGTACAGGCACCCGGGACCACAA GACATTCGTAATTATGGTGAAGTTCAGAAGGTTTTGCGCGATGAAATCGTCAATCCACTGcgaaaaaacgtttttgtgcGATCTGATCGTGTGATGAAGCTTCGCGAATTGTTGGATCAGCTTAGTTCTGTTAGCGGTCTCACCTGCGAGGAGAAAGATCCAGAAGAGTTCCTAAATAGTTTGCTCTCACAAATAATGCGAGTTGAACCCTTTTTAAAG CTAAGCTCGGGACAAGATTCttatttttaccaattattcGTGGAGAAGGATGAAAAGTTAACATTGCCGAGTGTCCAGCAACTGTTTGAGCAAAGCTTTCACTCCTCGGATATAAAACTCAAGGAGGTTCCTTCTTGTTTCATCATTCAAATGCCTCGTttcggaaaaaattataagatgTATCCAAGAATATTGCCATCGCAAGTACTTGATGTGACGGACATTATTGAAAATT CTCCACGACAGTGCTCTCTTTGTGGCAAACTGGCTGAGTACGAATGCCGCGATTGCTTTGGTAGCCTGCAAGCTGGGTCGGGACTTGAATGCACAGCGTTTTGTCCAAAGTGTCTTAAAACGTTTCACTCTCACATCAAGAG AACTAATCATGTGTCGAAGAAGATCTACAGCCCGAAAGAATTTAGAATCATGGCCGAGCACATGGTTGTTCCGCGATTGTACATGGAATTATTTGCAGTCGTGTGCATAGAAACGTCTCATTACGTGGCGTTTGTAAAGTCTGGGTCTGGGCCTGATGCACCGTGGTGCTTTTTCGATTCAATGGCGGATAGAAAAG
- the nmd gene encoding outer mitochondrial transmembrane helix translocase, translating into MDNFGFGGAELSKGQMFQVLIRLSVASLITFYSVKWMMNQLDPTSKNKKKAKVLAEEQLKRLAEKDGFKLNAQEFNDYELMIASHLVVPADITVSWSDIAGLDTVIQELRESVVLPVQHKDLFKRSKLWQAPKGVLLHGPPGCGKTLIAKATAKEAGMRFINLDVAILTDKWYGESQKLTSAVFSLAAKIEPCIIFIDEIDSFLRSRNLNDHEATAMMKTQFMMLWDGLSTNSNSTVIVMGATNRPQDLDKAILRRMPAQFHIGLPTETQRNDILKLILQSEEISQDVDLNRLSKLTNNFSGSDLREMCRNASVYRMRQLITSSDPSGAALDRNNVSITMDDLLSSHLKIKESKMHTGSLFLENRIELD; encoded by the exons ATGGATAACTTCGGCTTTGGAGGCGCCGAGCTGAGCAAGGGACAAATGTTCCAAGTGCTGATTCGTCTTTCTGTGGCCTCGCTGATAACGTTTTATTCGGTGAAATGGATGATGAACCAGTTGGACCCGACcagtaaaaacaagaaaaaagccAAAGTCCTGGCCGAAGAGCAGTTGAAAag ACTGGCCGAGAAAGACGGGTTCAAGCTGAATGCCCAAGAGTTTAACGACTACGAGTTAATGATTGCGTCACATTTGGTTGTTCCGGCCGACATAACAGTCAGTTGGTCCGATATCGCCGGTCTGGATACCGTCATTCAGGAGCTGAGGGAATCGGTGGTTCTGCCGGTCCAGCACAAGGATCTCTTCAAGCGCTCGAAGTTGTGGCAGGCGCCCAAAGGCGTTCTGCTCCATGGGCCTCCCGGCTGCGGAAAAACGCTGATAGCGAAGGCGACGGCAAAGGAGGCGGGAATGCGCTTTATCAACTTAGACGTCGCCATTCTCACCGATAAGTGGTACGGGGAATCCCAGAAATTGACTTCGGCCGTCTTTTCGCTGGCTGCGAAAATCGAGCCATGCATCATATTCATTGACGAAATCGATTCCTTCCTGCGTTCCCGCAACTTGAACGACCACGAGGCCACCGCCATGATGAAGACCCAGTTTATGATGCTGTGGGATGGCCTCAGCACAAACTCCAATTCGACTGTGATCGTAATGGGCGCCACGAACAGACCTCAGGATCTGGACAAGGCCATTCTCCGCAGGATGCCAGCTCAGTTCCACATTGGCCTTCCTACCGAAACGCAGCGAAACGACATTCTGAAATTGATTCTGCAGTCGGAGGAAATAAGCCAGGATGTCGACCTGAACCGCTTGTCCAAGCTCACAAATAACTTTTCGGGCTCTGACCTCCGGGAAATGTGCCGGAATGCATCGGTTTACAGGATGAGGCAGCTCATCACTTCTAGCGACCCATCCGGCGCAGCTCTGGATCGAAATAACGTTAGCATCACCATGGATGATTTGCTAAGCTCacacttaaaaattaaggagTCTAAGATGCACACGGGaagtctatttttagaaaatagaaTCGAGTTAGACtaa
- the LOC108062039 gene encoding uncharacterized protein, translated as MNPMITFFPGYLFIPLIIFGSAAQSNSYAVNKSRNVESHDWSYPDFGKEPIHNTGRRPDKLAMQHFNREPDRNVTLKRGLKTYQKPSERITRHKNKYKPPNALRKNVSPHYTDDSSESKHYHTFEEIHEHIDEEDGQYQASEQIGTQSILHEQGEQQQHSSKKDSKRMKVKIKHHHHHHHHNHIKEMIKTVPQPYPVEKVVHVPIEKIVEKIVHVPKLVNVTVEKIIHVPIEKIVEKVIHIPKPVQVPKPYVVEKIIEKIVHVPKPYPVLRTVPYPVEIKVPQKVPVPYKVEVERKVPVYIRSSEPYKFEPSPFEHYPRPEEFKYNVELEHPPPREHEPSSLPSSNYYNRVYKSRELDHPPRIEDYQNTIPSQYGQEYVTKSSTEPQYKQEYMTKSNLEPQYKHEYIAKSNLETTSTGRDAVSLKLVGPTTHFNITGKDLETANSAPEFVNSSNVDLSPQESANAFRGMPFSFPFQFVQLQPMGFQNAINLELPVPSTAAEGPQK; from the exons atgaaCCCTATG ATAACTTTCTTTCctggatatttatttatacctttAATCATTTTTGGAAGTGCGGCACAAAGTAATTCCTATGCTGTGAATAAAAGCAGAAATGTTGAAAGCCATGATTGGAGCTATCCTGATTTCGGAAAGGAACCTATTCATAATACCGGAAGAAGACCGGACAAACTGGCTATGCAACATTTTAACCGAGAGCCTGATCGAAACGTGACTTTAAAGCGCGGCCTGAAAACCTATCAAAAGCCATCCGAGAGAATAACGAgacataaaaacaaatataaaccGCCAAATGCTCTGAGGAAAAATGTCAGTCCCCATTACACGGATGACAGTTCGGAAAGTAAGCACTACCACACTTTTGAGGAAATTCATGAGCATATAGATGAAGAGGATGGACAGTACCAGGCATCTGAGCAAATCGGAACCCAATCCATTCTGCATGAACAGGgggaacagcagcaacactcaAGTAAGAAGGATAGCAAGCGGATGAAAGTCAAGATcaagcatcatcatcaccaccaTCATCACAACCACATCAAGGAAATGATTAAAACAGTCCCTCAACCGTATCCCGTGGAAAAAGTTGTGCACGTACCCATTGAGAAAATTGTGGAGAAGATCGTACATGTACCCAAGCTTGTAAATGTAACGGTTGAGAAAATAATACATGTGCCAATTGAAAAAATTGTGGAGAAGGTGATACACATCCCCAAACCGGTCCAAGTTCCAAAACCATATGTGGTCGAAAAAATCATTGAGAAAATAGTCCATGTCCCAAAACCGTATCCAGTTCTACGGACCGTGCCCTATCCAGTGGAAATCAAAGTGCCCCAGAAAGTGCCAGTTCCCTACAAGGTTGAGGTAGAACGAAAGGTCCCAGTTTACATTCGATCAAGTGAGCCATATAAATTCGAGCCATCACCTTTTGAACACTATCCCCGACCGGAGGAGTTCAAATACAATGTGGAATTGGAGCATCCGCCGCCTAGAGAGCATGAGCCTTCTTCTCTACCATCATCAAATTATTATAACAGGGTATATAAATCAAGGGAACTGGACCATCCCCCGAGGATAGAAGACTATCAAAATACAATACCATCGCAGTATGGTCAGGAATATGTAACCAAAAGCAGTACTGAGCCGCAGTATAAGCAGGAATACATGACCAAAAGTAATCTGGAACCGCAGTATAAGCACGAATACATAGCCAAAAGTAATCTTGAAACAACTTCTACTGGACGAGATGCAGTTTCCCTCAAACTTGTGGGTCCCACTACTCATTTTAATATAACGGGAAAGGATTTGGAGACCGCAAACTCAGCTCCAGAATTTGTTAATAGCTCAAATGTAGACCTAAGTCCGCAGGAATCGGCTAATGCCTTTCGCGGAATGCCTTTCTCCTTTCCATTCCAATTTGTTCAGCTGCAACCAATGGGCTTTCAAAATGCTATAAACTTGGAACTACCAGTTCCATCCACAGCAGCTGAGGGACCTCAGAAGTAA